Proteins from a genomic interval of Paenibacillus sp. FSL R5-0623:
- a CDS encoding glycoside hydrolase family 28 protein, protein MNTYHSPLSTGASAQSDVRAYEADLPVIPAQDFQLTDYGAVGDGVTDNTEMFRLAIAACAEAGGGRIVIPAGVWLTGPIVMRSRIELHVEAGALVTFSRDFDQYPLIASSFEGWQVVRCQSPIDGDQLEDIAITGEGIWDGGGEAWRPVKRSKMTTSQWNQLVASGGVVEQSGGDEEIWWPTAAALEGGTIANRLHQEQVSDTTAYEEVRDFLRPNMVSLRRCKRVLLDGPTFQNSPAWNLHPWASEHVTIRNVSVRNPWFSQNGDGLDIESCRHVVVEKSIFDVGDDAICLKSGKDAEGRELGLPSEYITIRDCTVYHGHGGFVIGSEMSGGVRHVRVSDCTFIGTDIGLRFKSARGRGGVVEDIQIERIYMKDIIMEAISFSFFYANQEGSARGSDLSQEISEETPMFRDIRISDVVCAGADTALLVSGLPELPLDGVIIQRYNVQARSGIQCAHAKHLHIAELQAQITEGPLVHLHQCKGAELESIQGKGADGRLLMVTGHESAGIVCREGDADTEGRQISVGPEVRSGVIIRR, encoded by the coding sequence TTTGCCTGTCATTCCTGCTCAGGATTTTCAGCTTACAGACTATGGAGCTGTTGGAGATGGTGTAACGGATAACACAGAAATGTTTCGACTTGCCATCGCGGCGTGTGCCGAAGCAGGAGGTGGAAGAATCGTAATTCCTGCCGGGGTATGGCTCACAGGCCCGATTGTAATGCGCAGCCGGATCGAACTACATGTGGAAGCAGGAGCACTGGTTACATTTAGCCGAGATTTTGATCAATACCCATTAATTGCATCAAGCTTCGAAGGCTGGCAGGTGGTACGTTGCCAATCCCCGATCGATGGTGATCAACTGGAGGATATTGCGATTACTGGTGAGGGGATATGGGATGGTGGCGGGGAAGCGTGGCGTCCGGTGAAACGCTCCAAAATGACCACTTCACAATGGAACCAATTGGTCGCTTCCGGTGGTGTTGTAGAGCAATCCGGTGGGGATGAGGAAATCTGGTGGCCTACCGCAGCTGCACTTGAAGGCGGCACCATTGCGAATCGATTGCATCAGGAGCAGGTAAGTGATACCACTGCCTATGAAGAAGTCAGAGACTTTTTGCGCCCCAACATGGTCAGTTTACGGAGATGCAAACGGGTATTGCTGGACGGTCCAACGTTCCAGAACTCACCTGCATGGAATCTGCACCCCTGGGCATCTGAGCATGTCACCATTCGTAACGTGAGTGTGCGGAATCCGTGGTTTTCTCAGAATGGAGATGGGCTGGACATTGAATCCTGTCGTCATGTGGTGGTGGAGAAGAGTATATTCGATGTCGGTGATGATGCGATCTGTCTGAAATCAGGCAAGGACGCCGAAGGCCGTGAGCTTGGCCTGCCATCGGAGTACATCACCATTCGGGATTGCACGGTGTATCACGGTCATGGCGGGTTTGTCATTGGCAGTGAAATGTCCGGTGGTGTGCGGCATGTGCGAGTATCGGATTGTACGTTTATCGGAACGGACATTGGACTTCGCTTCAAAAGCGCACGTGGGCGCGGCGGAGTGGTCGAGGACATTCAGATTGAGCGCATATATATGAAAGATATCATTATGGAAGCCATCTCGTTTTCCTTTTTCTATGCGAATCAGGAAGGCTCTGCCCGGGGCAGTGATCTGTCTCAGGAGATTAGCGAAGAGACGCCAATGTTCCGGGATATTCGAATATCGGATGTGGTCTGTGCCGGTGCCGACACTGCGTTGCTTGTGAGTGGATTGCCGGAACTGCCTTTGGATGGGGTGATCATCCAGCGTTACAACGTGCAAGCTCGCAGTGGTATCCAATGTGCTCATGCGAAACATCTGCATATCGCTGAATTGCAGGCGCAGATCACCGAAGGTCCGCTGGTTCATTTGCACCAGTGCAAAGGGGCAGAGTTAGAGAGCATTCAGGGCAAAGGCGCAGATGGCCGACTTCTGATGGTGACAGGACACGAGTCCGCAGGCATTGTCTGCCGAGAAGGTGATGCCGACACAGAAGGTCGCCAGATCTCTGTTGGTCCCGAGGTACGAAGTGGTGTGATCATTCGCAGGTAA
- a CDS encoding AraC family transcriptional regulator, with translation MSLIEDRIGPKYRIGEHSFTIEHMRRHDGNGMPQPHAHPFYELYYLLEGERVYSMNGQILSARKGDFILINPHDVHTTSKGSIPGFERILIGFSPAFATGMELGICGLLPFNCSRLLRLPEAEQPEMERILWQMLQECKERRPHYEIAVRSLLAQLLIRIHRVEENIRQSCPGPLHPMQNKISEIVTYVNKNYTEPLTLEGAANRFYISPSYLSRMFSRFTGFRFSEYLRVVRVREAQRRLLTTQERVQMIAEKVGFEHTAHFNKTFKQVTGTTPLRYRKEHR, from the coding sequence ATGAGTCTCATAGAGGATCGGATTGGACCCAAATACCGAATCGGTGAACATTCATTTACCATTGAACATATGCGAAGACATGACGGGAATGGTATGCCACAACCTCACGCTCATCCATTCTACGAACTGTATTACTTGCTTGAAGGTGAACGAGTCTATTCCATGAATGGTCAGATTCTGTCCGCCCGCAAGGGTGATTTCATTCTGATTAATCCACACGATGTACATACCACCTCCAAAGGAAGTATTCCCGGCTTCGAACGGATATTAATCGGTTTTTCGCCTGCTTTTGCAACGGGGATGGAACTTGGCATATGTGGTCTGCTGCCTTTTAATTGTTCAAGACTCCTTCGCCTGCCTGAAGCGGAACAGCCCGAGATGGAGCGTATATTGTGGCAGATGCTGCAAGAATGCAAAGAGCGACGCCCTCACTATGAGATCGCCGTAAGAAGTCTGCTTGCCCAACTTTTGATCCGTATTCATCGGGTAGAGGAGAACATCCGGCAGTCATGCCCCGGCCCCTTGCATCCGATGCAGAACAAAATCAGTGAAATTGTCACTTATGTGAATAAAAACTATACCGAACCACTTACGCTGGAGGGTGCAGCCAATCGTTTTTATATCAGTCCATCCTATCTGAGCCGAATGTTCAGCCGATTTACCGGATTTCGATTCAGCGAATACTTGCGTGTTGTCCGGGTCCGAGAGGCACAGCGAAGACTTCTTACCACACAAGAGCGTGTACAAATGATCGCAGAGAAGGTAGGATTTGAGCATACGGCTCATTTTAACAAAACATTCAAACAGGTTACCGGTACAACACCGCTGCGCTATCGCAAGGAACACCGGTAG
- a CDS encoding cupin domain-containing protein, translating into MTTHELSPLVAALNMQPHVEGGWYKEEWKASYQIPQSVLPDTYSGPRFSASSTYFLLHAHEISEWHTVLSDELWLWHSGSPVELKLGGNGENPENEEVLVLGMDIAAGQSPQVLVPAGVWQTARPLGDEPVLVTCVVAPGFHFDDFKLVSKG; encoded by the coding sequence ATGACGACACATGAATTATCGCCATTGGTTGCTGCGCTCAATATGCAGCCTCACGTTGAAGGCGGTTGGTATAAGGAAGAATGGAAGGCATCTTATCAGATTCCACAGTCCGTTCTGCCGGATACATACTCCGGTCCACGATTCTCGGCAAGTTCCACGTATTTCCTGCTGCACGCACATGAAATCTCCGAGTGGCATACGGTTCTGTCCGATGAACTTTGGCTGTGGCACAGCGGCAGTCCGGTTGAACTGAAGCTGGGCGGCAACGGGGAGAACCCGGAGAACGAGGAAGTTCTTGTTCTGGGGATGGATATTGCTGCGGGGCAATCACCACAGGTGCTCGTTCCTGCCGGCGTATGGCAGACAGCACGTCCGCTGGGTGATGAGCCTGTACTGGTAACTTGCGTAGTAGCGCCAGGTTTCCACTTTGATGATTTCAAGCTGGTATCCAAAGGCTAA
- a CDS encoding sigma-70 family RNA polymerase sigma factor, with translation MIRLNHKKTKEGQFSEKITEIQNKLYRLAYCYVKNEQEALDIVAEAVYKGYIAYGKMESMTYFDSWMSRIVINTAIDHIRRNQRVTYMEDHAQEFVAPERGASPEEKMDLYAALDRLIPEERAYIILKFFVNLPFREMAEVLSIPENTVKSKFYRIIKKLKIYLIEGEVENV, from the coding sequence GTGATTAGACTGAACCATAAAAAGACAAAAGAAGGACAGTTCAGCGAGAAAATAACAGAGATTCAAAATAAATTATATCGACTGGCATACTGCTATGTTAAAAATGAACAAGAAGCGCTGGATATCGTAGCCGAAGCGGTCTATAAAGGGTACATCGCTTATGGAAAGATGGAGTCCATGACTTATTTTGATTCCTGGATGTCACGAATTGTGATTAACACAGCGATAGATCATATTCGACGTAACCAGCGAGTGACCTATATGGAGGATCATGCACAGGAGTTTGTGGCTCCAGAGCGAGGGGCGTCGCCGGAAGAGAAAATGGATCTATATGCTGCACTGGACCGGCTTATCCCCGAGGAAAGAGCCTATATTATATTAAAATTCTTTGTGAATCTGCCTTTTCGAGAGATGGCTGAAGTGCTCTCCATACCGGAAAATACAGTTAAGTCCAAATTCTATCGTATTATCAAAAAATTAAAAATTTATTTGATTGAAGGAGAGGTTGAGAACGTATGA
- a CDS encoding aldo/keto reductase codes for MKHVQDTTTLYNGVKMPWLGFGVFKVKDGDEVVHAVKTAIQAGYRSIDTAKAYNNETGVAQGIRESGVAREDLFITTKVWNSDQGYESTLAAFEASMERLELEYLDLYLIHWPVKGKYKDTWRALEKLHKEGRIRAIGVSNFQIHHLEDLMIDATIKPAVNQIELHPLLIQSDLREYCNKHQIQIEAWSPLGQGHLMDHPLLKDIAAKYSKSPAQVILRWDLQNGIVTIPKSVTPERIRANADLYDFELTSEEIEQINGLNENKRFGSDPDNFNF; via the coding sequence ATGAAACACGTGCAGGACACAACCACGCTCTATAACGGAGTCAAAATGCCATGGCTGGGTTTTGGGGTATTCAAAGTTAAAGACGGAGACGAAGTCGTTCATGCTGTCAAAACAGCCATTCAAGCTGGTTATCGCAGCATCGACACAGCCAAAGCGTATAACAACGAAACAGGTGTCGCTCAGGGTATTCGTGAATCTGGAGTAGCTCGTGAGGATCTGTTCATTACCACGAAAGTATGGAATAGCGATCAGGGATATGAATCCACGCTAGCTGCCTTTGAAGCCAGCATGGAACGACTCGAACTGGAGTACCTGGATCTCTATCTCATCCACTGGCCGGTTAAGGGCAAGTACAAAGATACATGGCGAGCGCTGGAGAAACTCCATAAAGAAGGACGCATCCGGGCGATTGGTGTGAGCAACTTCCAGATTCACCATCTGGAAGACTTGATGATCGATGCCACGATCAAACCGGCAGTTAACCAGATAGAACTTCACCCACTATTGATTCAGTCAGATCTTCGTGAGTACTGCAACAAACATCAGATTCAGATCGAAGCCTGGTCTCCGCTCGGACAAGGTCATCTGATGGATCATCCGTTGCTGAAGGACATCGCAGCCAAATACAGCAAGTCCCCGGCACAAGTGATTCTGCGCTGGGATCTGCAGAACGGCATCGTGACCATACCGAAATCTGTCACGCCTGAGCGTATTCGCGCGAACGCCGATCTCTACGATTTTGAGTTAACTTCGGAAGAAATAGAGCAGATTAACGGCCTGAACGAGAATAAACGCTTTGGTTCTGATCCAGACAACTTTAACTTCTAA
- a CDS encoding DUF445 domain-containing protein, which produces MAKPKQTKKAAAWSLVVMGAGFAASLPFQGVPVGKLLVGSFEAGLVGGLADWFAVTALFRHPLGIPIPHTALLPKNRDKMTEGLVSAVENNLLNKDSITEKIADFKAAETVLDTLTRELHSDGIKIMIDTLCKRILAGLPLEQIAPLVAREIKSQAGAFDLGPILERAAHQMTERGYDAKALDYGLKQAEEWLVKPETIMFLGESGMKAISGIQMNGLMQFAMNAFLGYMNEERLGGILQGYLFDRVEDMKREGSALRYKVLDMVRTQTVRLAMSEALQDGINNWKNNMLEGWNAEETVLNKLTELRDKALAAMEEGQYVDTYALPAIERVLIDLRADDELMTGMNAKIINGVTTLLEKNHSKIGKLVRENVDKMDNATLVSMIEDKVGQDLQWIRINGAVTGFVIGIALTALQMALA; this is translated from the coding sequence ATGGCTAAACCTAAACAAACCAAAAAAGCAGCAGCCTGGTCTCTCGTGGTAATGGGAGCAGGATTTGCTGCATCCTTGCCGTTCCAGGGCGTTCCCGTGGGCAAGTTGCTGGTAGGATCATTTGAAGCGGGACTCGTGGGTGGACTTGCGGACTGGTTCGCCGTTACCGCATTATTCCGTCACCCGCTCGGCATTCCCATTCCACACACGGCATTGCTGCCGAAAAATCGTGATAAAATGACGGAAGGTCTGGTCTCCGCAGTAGAGAATAACTTGCTAAACAAAGACAGCATTACCGAGAAAATTGCAGATTTCAAAGCAGCAGAGACGGTACTCGATACGTTGACCCGTGAGCTTCACAGTGACGGGATCAAGATCATGATTGATACGCTCTGCAAACGAATTCTGGCGGGTCTGCCGTTAGAGCAGATTGCTCCGCTCGTAGCACGTGAGATCAAGTCACAAGCGGGCGCCTTTGATCTGGGTCCGATTCTGGAACGGGCTGCCCACCAGATGACAGAGCGGGGTTATGACGCAAAAGCGCTGGACTACGGACTGAAGCAAGCCGAGGAGTGGCTGGTTAAACCCGAGACGATCATGTTTTTGGGTGAAAGCGGCATGAAAGCCATTAGTGGCATTCAGATGAACGGATTGATGCAGTTTGCGATGAATGCGTTCCTGGGTTATATGAACGAGGAGCGTTTGGGTGGCATTTTACAAGGATACCTCTTCGATCGGGTAGAGGATATGAAACGTGAAGGCAGCGCTCTAAGGTACAAGGTGCTTGATATGGTACGTACCCAGACGGTGCGTTTGGCAATGAGCGAGGCTCTACAAGATGGAATCAACAATTGGAAGAACAATATGCTGGAGGGCTGGAACGCAGAGGAAACGGTGCTGAACAAACTCACCGAACTGAGAGACAAGGCGCTCGCCGCGATGGAAGAGGGACAGTATGTAGATACGTATGCACTGCCTGCCATTGAGCGGGTATTGATTGATCTGCGGGCAGATGACGAGTTGATGACAGGCATGAATGCCAAGATCATAAATGGTGTCACAACACTGCTGGAGAAAAACCATTCCAAAATCGGTAAACTGGTACGCGAAAATGTGGACAAAATGGACAATGCCACTTTGGTTTCGATGATTGAGGATAAGGTTGGACAGGATCTGCAATGGATTCGGATCAACGGAGCCGTTACCGGATTTGTTATCGGGATTGCGCTGACTGCGCTGCAGATGGCATTGGCATAA
- a CDS encoding YcnI family protein, producing MKKTSWISKLTSTIATGTAAFMLFAGFASAHVTVSPSVAQTSAWQTYTIKIPSEKELPTTKITMKVPEGVAFKQYQPLAGWKITTEKNDSNEVTSITWEIDGDNEGILAGQFQQFNFVAQNPKAEAEVAWDAFQYYSDGSIVEWTGQPSDANPHSITTISEDPDSAGNAAAGGGHANDGHDSAGTEGATGDNAATDDSKANDDTTLGDALNDTVTGEPNNTDTDPGTLKLQQATLIVSILALILSFLGIALATRRKKR from the coding sequence TTGAAGAAAACATCATGGATTTCCAAACTAACATCCACTATCGCAACAGGTACCGCAGCATTCATGTTATTCGCCGGATTCGCGAGCGCTCACGTTACCGTTAGCCCATCCGTTGCACAGACAAGCGCATGGCAGACGTACACGATTAAGATTCCATCCGAGAAAGAACTGCCTACGACCAAGATCACCATGAAAGTTCCGGAAGGTGTTGCATTCAAGCAATATCAACCACTGGCTGGCTGGAAAATCACCACGGAGAAGAACGATTCCAATGAAGTAACATCGATCACATGGGAAATTGACGGCGATAACGAGGGAATTCTGGCAGGACAATTCCAGCAGTTCAACTTCGTTGCACAGAACCCTAAGGCGGAAGCTGAAGTAGCTTGGGATGCCTTCCAATACTACAGTGATGGCAGTATTGTAGAATGGACAGGCCAACCAAGTGATGCCAACCCACACAGTATCACAACGATTAGCGAAGATCCGGACTCTGCTGGTAATGCTGCGGCAGGTGGAGGTCATGCCAACGATGGACACGATAGTGCAGGTACAGAAGGCGCCACTGGGGATAATGCAGCTACCGACGATAGCAAAGCAAACGATGACACCACGCTGGGCGATGCACTCAATGACACCGTTACAGGTGAACCAAACAACACGGATACAGACCCGGGTACGCTGAAACTTCAACAAGCAACGTTGATCGTATCTATCCTGGCTCTGATTCTGTCCTTCCTGGGAATCGCTCTGGCGACGCGTCGCAAAAAACGTTAA